One Paenibacillus riograndensis SBR5 DNA segment encodes these proteins:
- a CDS encoding S-layer homology domain-containing protein, giving the protein MVRKRLGHILTKSTLVALCLLLVLLNGTVTAEPAAGKKTTAVITAELQRALEGVQGILLSRQPFPDEAAPGFAKNGASLPKGYLEQTADKILAQRGKFAKVTDLTRTALAYSAAGGSINNIAGIDLYPFLMNHSGIDTEGAAAVAAAYVTSDNSYSESLERTNRYPDMLFYQLLKMQLADGSWPLAGQTQGDPSATAWVLTALAPQLGSEQTAGPVQSALLWLKGKQQPDGGFDGKTTTTAQVVVALSSLGIDAADFAAEGGTSVLDHLLSRKLPDGGFAQTAGGGADIQAAAQAYLALTSYKLLSKQAGLLYSGLHQADKGQAAIYIEGPGSTLAAGYVPSGDALKAATAFLQNKGLSYKLNTDSARPAFTAIEGIQNGRYNGKGEWRLAVFNGSSWLNAHKSMGRLTLGDRDQLLVYYADHMELVDGIQSEWKLKNGQKMNGFPAANTPFDLYIKKADGELGGLPAWGVTVTLQGISKTADSAGKVSFTGMKPGVYPVEITKYRKDAAPGIVKRTVALHIAAPELDTFTDAKQVAVWARSDMAAALSNGYIQGVSASGNVLAPKQKLTRAEFLTLLLRLLREFPEDKAVSGFPDVKPGKWYSGTVAKAVELGIVSRSSGKFEPDRGITREEAAVMVAKAARLSTYGSAGRVKFGDTSTLPQDSRQAIQAVNEHEIMTGDGGSFHPKQVLVREQAAAILVRVQKLIPEVLY; this is encoded by the coding sequence ATGGTACGAAAGCGATTAGGACATATCCTTACAAAAAGCACACTTGTGGCACTATGCCTGTTACTTGTACTGCTGAACGGTACAGTTACGGCTGAGCCGGCAGCGGGCAAGAAGACGACCGCCGTAATCACAGCGGAACTGCAGCGCGCCTTGGAAGGAGTACAGGGCATACTGCTGTCCCGGCAGCCCTTCCCGGATGAGGCTGCTCCGGGCTTCGCCAAGAATGGGGCCAGTCTGCCCAAGGGATATCTGGAGCAGACCGCAGACAAGATTCTGGCGCAGCGGGGCAAGTTCGCGAAGGTGACGGACCTGACCCGTACCGCCCTGGCATACAGCGCTGCAGGCGGCAGCATCAACAATATTGCCGGCATCGATCTGTATCCTTTCCTCATGAACCATTCAGGGATCGATACGGAAGGGGCCGCTGCGGTAGCCGCCGCGTATGTGACATCGGACAATTCTTATTCCGAATCGTTGGAGCGGACCAACCGTTATCCCGATATGCTCTTCTATCAGCTGCTGAAGATGCAGCTGGCGGATGGCAGCTGGCCCTTGGCCGGACAGACGCAGGGAGATCCGTCAGCTACAGCTTGGGTACTCACGGCACTAGCCCCGCAGCTCGGTTCAGAGCAGACAGCGGGGCCGGTGCAGTCTGCCTTGCTGTGGCTGAAAGGCAAACAGCAGCCGGATGGCGGTTTCGACGGGAAAACGACGACCACGGCGCAGGTAGTGGTTGCTCTATCCTCACTTGGCATAGATGCAGCAGATTTTGCTGCTGAAGGCGGCACCTCCGTTCTGGACCATCTGCTGTCCCGGAAGCTTCCAGATGGAGGATTTGCGCAGACCGCAGGCGGTGGCGCCGACATTCAGGCTGCTGCGCAGGCGTATCTGGCGTTGACCTCATATAAGCTGCTGTCCAAGCAGGCGGGCCTGCTGTACAGCGGACTGCACCAAGCTGATAAAGGCCAGGCTGCCATTTATATCGAAGGGCCGGGAAGCACCCTTGCTGCGGGTTATGTCCCCAGCGGGGACGCGCTGAAGGCGGCAACGGCATTTTTACAGAATAAAGGGCTGTCTTATAAGCTGAATACAGATTCGGCCCGGCCGGCCTTCACGGCTATCGAGGGTATTCAGAACGGACGTTACAACGGCAAGGGAGAATGGAGACTGGCTGTATTCAACGGCAGTTCATGGTTAAATGCGCATAAGAGCATGGGCAGGCTGACGCTAGGTGACAGAGATCAGCTGCTGGTCTACTATGCGGATCATATGGAGCTTGTTGATGGAATACAGAGCGAATGGAAACTTAAGAATGGCCAGAAGATGAACGGTTTTCCGGCAGCCAATACCCCGTTTGACCTGTATATCAAAAAAGCGGACGGCGAGCTTGGCGGCCTCCCGGCCTGGGGGGTCACTGTGACGCTTCAAGGGATTAGCAAAACAGCCGACAGCGCGGGAAAAGTGTCCTTTACCGGTATGAAGCCCGGCGTCTATCCTGTGGAAATTACGAAATACCGCAAGGATGCAGCTCCGGGCATCGTGAAAAGAACGGTTGCGCTGCATATTGCCGCCCCGGAGCTGGACACTTTTACCGACGCGAAGCAAGTCGCGGTCTGGGCGCGTTCAGATATGGCTGCGGCTCTGAGCAATGGCTACATTCAAGGTGTCAGTGCAAGCGGGAACGTGCTGGCTCCCAAGCAGAAGCTGACCCGGGCCGAATTCCTGACCCTGCTTCTGCGTCTGCTGCGTGAGTTTCCTGAGGACAAGGCGGTATCCGGCTTCCCGGATGTTAAGCCGGGCAAATGGTACAGCGGCACTGTCGCCAAGGCTGTGGAACTGGGCATTGTAAGCCGTTCCTCCGGCAAGTTCGAACCGGACCGCGGCATTACGCGTGAAGAAGCGGCAGTTATGGTAGCTAAGGCCGCGCGTCTATCCACCTACGGAAGTGCCGGCCGCGTGAAGTTTGGTGACACATCGACTCTGCCGCAGGACAGCCGCCAGGCGATTCAGGCGGTGAACGAACATGAGATTATGACCGGAGACGGCGGCAGCTTTCATCCCAAGCAGGTGCTGGTCCGTGAACAGGCCGCGGCAATCTTGGTCAGAGTGCAGAAATTGATACCGGAAGTTCTCTACTGA
- a CDS encoding insulinase family protein: MSSLKTGQIYSGFQVVHEEYIREIESTVFTMEHQPSGARLLFVQNQDDNKVFSISFRTPPGDSTGVFHILEHSVLCGSDKYPVKEPFVELLKSSMKTFLNAFTFADKTMYPVASRNHQDFSNLMEVYLDSVFKPNIYRQQEIFEQEGWHYDLHHAEDELIYKGVVYNEMKGSYSSPVTVLIDRIKKSLYPDTVYRYSSGGDPQDIPALTYEQFLAAHSQYYHPSNSYFYLYGDVNIEERLEFIHQEYLKSYNRDDFDTAIPLQQPTGMTELTAEYPILETETAADKTYLSMNYVIGTALDRELNLAFAILKNMLMDSNAAPLKRALLESGLGKDVFAFYSDSMIQPLLGITLTHSNPSAKDAFLDLIRTTLSRLAADGLDEKLVLAAVNSKEFELREADFIQYPKGLTYNIEVMKSWLYDGSPATHLEYEAVFASIREQCADRYFERLIETYLLNSDHCSVVILQPSAALAAEKETSIRRQLAEYKASLSPEQLGQLVQRTQNLLDRQSRPDAAEDLRKLPKLSLQDINRSVPPQVHTQEYMLEGIKLIHHEILTNKIAYIKLYWDTGVLAAEQIPYLVLLARALGQLETAAYSIEELTGEIGIKTGGIRFQNEVFGANKNSHAGYQPKFSARIKVMEGSISESLTLLHELLYGSNLDNFTKLQEIVRREASHMESVLNQKGNEIAASRLLSYFSDMGAYEEQLGGVAYYRFIRELADGIDLQAEQLSDTLKGICAALFNKRNLTLSVTGTSDIYAEFAAHLAQLDIQDQQVEPQPKLKAQNHAGNEGFMSASQVQYVVKGYDFSKLGFVYSGKMQVLKKILSLTYLWNTVRVKGGAYGGNLLLRRDGVLLFTSYRDPNLQETLEVYDQAYRYAESFEADEEEMTQAIIGTLAMFEQPLSPSALRRRADRHYFEQITVEELQQERNEIFSATPEDIRHYARLLKTVTEQNFFSVVGNDSKMKPAQAIFGSLEELVK, encoded by the coding sequence ATGAGCAGCTTAAAAACAGGCCAGATCTATTCCGGTTTTCAAGTCGTACATGAGGAATATATCCGGGAAATTGAATCCACCGTATTCACGATGGAGCATCAGCCAAGCGGCGCGAGGCTGCTTTTTGTACAGAATCAAGATGACAACAAGGTGTTCAGCATAAGCTTCCGGACTCCGCCCGGTGACAGTACGGGAGTCTTTCATATTCTAGAGCACTCGGTGTTGTGCGGTTCGGATAAATATCCGGTAAAGGAGCCGTTTGTGGAGCTGCTTAAAAGCTCGATGAAGACGTTTCTGAACGCATTTACGTTTGCCGACAAGACCATGTATCCGGTGGCAAGCCGGAATCACCAGGATTTCTCCAACCTGATGGAGGTTTATCTGGACAGTGTGTTTAAACCGAATATCTACAGGCAGCAGGAGATTTTTGAGCAGGAGGGCTGGCATTACGATTTGCACCATGCGGAGGATGAGCTGATCTACAAAGGCGTGGTATACAACGAGATGAAAGGCTCCTATTCCTCGCCGGTTACGGTACTGATAGACCGGATCAAAAAGTCGCTGTACCCGGACACGGTTTACCGGTATTCCTCTGGCGGAGATCCGCAGGATATTCCCGCATTGACCTATGAGCAGTTCCTTGCTGCGCACAGCCAATATTACCACCCGTCCAACAGCTATTTTTATCTGTATGGAGACGTTAATATCGAAGAGCGGCTGGAGTTCATCCACCAGGAATATCTAAAATCGTACAACCGCGATGATTTCGATACCGCCATTCCTCTTCAGCAGCCGACCGGAATGACGGAGCTTACGGCGGAATACCCCATTCTGGAAACCGAAACCGCTGCTGACAAGACCTATCTGAGCATGAACTATGTGATCGGAACAGCCTTGGACCGGGAACTGAATCTTGCCTTTGCTATTTTGAAAAACATGCTGATGGACAGCAACGCGGCTCCGCTAAAAAGGGCGCTGCTCGAAAGCGGTCTGGGCAAAGACGTCTTCGCTTTTTATTCCGACAGCATGATCCAGCCGCTGCTGGGGATTACATTAACCCATTCCAATCCTTCTGCTAAGGATGCTTTTCTGGACCTGATCCGAACTACATTAAGCCGCCTTGCTGCGGACGGGCTGGATGAGAAGCTGGTGCTGGCTGCGGTCAACAGCAAAGAATTTGAACTGCGTGAAGCAGACTTTATCCAATACCCGAAAGGGCTGACCTATAATATTGAGGTTATGAAGTCCTGGCTGTACGATGGCTCACCAGCAACCCATTTGGAGTATGAAGCCGTGTTTGCTTCCATCCGGGAACAATGTGCAGACCGTTATTTTGAGCGGCTGATTGAAACCTATTTGCTGAACAGTGACCACTGCAGTGTAGTAATACTCCAACCATCTGCTGCCCTGGCAGCCGAAAAGGAAACGTCCATCCGCCGGCAGCTTGCCGAATATAAGGCATCCCTGTCCCCGGAACAGCTTGGGCAGCTTGTTCAGCGTACACAGAATCTGCTGGACCGGCAGAGCCGTCCGGATGCGGCCGAGGATTTGCGCAAGCTCCCGAAGCTGTCTCTTCAGGACATTAACCGCAGCGTTCCTCCTCAAGTTCATACACAGGAGTACATGCTGGAAGGGATAAAGCTGATTCACCATGAGATTCTCACAAACAAAATTGCCTATATTAAGCTATATTGGGACACGGGAGTTCTTGCGGCGGAACAGATTCCTTATCTCGTGCTGTTGGCGAGAGCGCTCGGCCAATTGGAGACCGCCGCTTACAGTATTGAAGAACTCACGGGTGAAATCGGGATCAAAACCGGGGGGATTCGTTTTCAGAATGAGGTGTTTGGAGCGAATAAAAATTCGCATGCAGGCTATCAGCCCAAATTCAGCGCACGCATAAAAGTAATGGAAGGCAGCATCAGCGAATCGCTGACGCTGCTTCATGAGCTGCTCTACGGCAGCAATCTGGATAACTTCACCAAGCTGCAGGAAATCGTCCGCCGGGAAGCTTCGCATATGGAATCGGTCCTGAACCAGAAAGGCAATGAAATCGCAGCCAGCCGTCTGCTATCCTACTTCTCCGATATGGGAGCATACGAAGAACAGCTCGGCGGAGTGGCTTATTACCGTTTTATCCGGGAACTTGCAGACGGAATAGATCTTCAGGCCGAACAGCTCTCAGACACCCTAAAGGGGATCTGTGCAGCCTTGTTCAATAAGCGGAATTTAACGCTTTCTGTGACTGGAACCTCAGATATCTATGCAGAATTTGCTGCACATTTGGCCCAACTGGACATCCAGGACCAGCAGGTGGAGCCACAACCTAAGCTTAAGGCGCAGAATCACGCCGGTAACGAAGGATTTATGTCCGCAAGCCAGGTGCAGTATGTGGTTAAGGGGTATGACTTCAGCAAGCTTGGTTTTGTCTATTCAGGCAAGATGCAGGTTCTCAAAAAAATCCTCAGCCTCACATACCTTTGGAACACGGTGCGGGTAAAAGGCGGGGCTTATGGCGGGAACCTGCTCCTGCGCAGAGATGGGGTGCTTTTGTTCACATCCTACAGGGACCCGAATCTGCAGGAGACGCTGGAGGTCTACGATCAGGCCTACCGTTATGCCGAAAGCTTTGAAGCAGATGAGGAGGAGATGACCCAGGCGATCATCGGCACCCTGGCGATGTTTGAACAGCCGCTCAGTCCCAGCGCACTCCGGCGGCGGGCGGACCGGCATTATTTTGAACAGATTACCGTAGAAGAGCTGCAGCAGGAGCGGAATGAAATCTTCTCGGCAACACCGGAAGATATCAGGCACTATGCCCGACTGCTGAAGACGGTGACGGAACAGAATTTTTTCAGTGTGGTCGGCAATGACTCCAAGATGAAACCGGCACAAGCTATATTTGGCAGTCTGGAGGAACTGGTGAAATAA
- a CDS encoding macrolide family glycosyltransferase, with product MARVLFINGGSEGHINPTIGVVQELISRGEEVVYFCIEAYRERIEKTGASVRTIDDQKIINAFISGGRNYLPERINGLLLTADIIIPSVLEQIAGEHFDYIIHDSMFGCGRMLAQIFELPAINSSTSFAQTQASFDKMLEQPSMKIPAEIAKPIYDRYHSLTAMLKEKYKVEIHSPYEVLCNPAPLTIVYTTREFQPDGDAFDQTYKFVGPSLSSRNTQAHFDFSAIQGKNPIYISLGTVFNQAMDFYKLCFEAFGNTDHTIVMSVGNKTPISDLGEIPKNFIVQNYVPQTELLKQISLFITHGGMNSTHEALYYGVPLVVIPQSADQPIVAGRIASIGAGIALQMQSLTANGLREAAEQVLNHPSYKKAVDNMKASLQRSGGYRQAADEIIAFLGR from the coding sequence ATGGCACGTGTGTTATTTATTAATGGCGGATCAGAAGGACATATCAACCCGACTATTGGTGTGGTGCAGGAGCTTATTTCGCGTGGCGAAGAGGTAGTATATTTTTGTATTGAAGCTTACCGCGAGCGCATAGAGAAGACAGGAGCTTCAGTACGGACAATTGACGATCAAAAAATCATTAATGCCTTCATCTCAGGCGGAAGAAATTATTTGCCCGAAAGAATTAACGGTCTTTTACTTACGGCGGATATCATCATACCAAGTGTTCTGGAACAGATTGCAGGGGAGCATTTTGATTACATCATCCATGATTCCATGTTTGGCTGCGGACGTATGCTTGCGCAGATTTTTGAGCTTCCCGCAATTAACTCCAGTACATCCTTTGCGCAGACCCAAGCATCCTTTGATAAAATGCTGGAACAGCCCTCTATGAAAATCCCTGCAGAAATAGCTAAGCCTATATACGATAGATATCACAGCCTGACGGCAATGCTGAAGGAAAAATATAAGGTGGAGATTCATTCTCCTTACGAAGTTTTATGTAATCCTGCACCCCTTACAATTGTTTATACAACCAGGGAGTTTCAGCCTGATGGTGACGCATTCGATCAAACTTATAAATTTGTAGGTCCCTCCCTCTCCTCAAGAAACACTCAAGCACACTTCGACTTTTCCGCAATCCAGGGGAAAAACCCTATATACATTTCACTGGGTACTGTTTTTAACCAGGCCATGGATTTCTACAAGCTTTGTTTTGAGGCGTTCGGGAACACTGATCACACTATTGTCATGTCAGTCGGGAATAAAACCCCAATTTCTGATTTAGGGGAAATCCCGAAAAACTTCATTGTTCAAAATTATGTTCCGCAAACTGAATTACTGAAGCAAATCTCATTATTTATTACACATGGTGGAATGAACAGTACCCATGAAGCTCTCTATTACGGGGTTCCGCTGGTCGTAATCCCCCAGAGTGCGGATCAGCCGATAGTTGCCGGGCGAATCGCCAGCATCGGAGCAGGCATTGCCTTGCAAATGCAAAGCTTGACTGCAAATGGGCTGCGTGAAGCGGCAGAGCAAGTGCTGAACCACCCGTCATACAAAAAAGCAGTTGACAATATGAAGGCATCCTTACAACGATCTGGTGGATATCGCCAGGCTGCTGATGAGATTATCGCCTTCTTGGGGCGATAG
- a CDS encoding PAS domain-containing hybrid sensor histidine kinase/response regulator, which yields MQRVNLDQITFNQQIYDHASFGIALVSPDGLILTVNPAMEQMLGYTRAEFDGRRVGDFSHPDEAVRDIGSLVAGMEIGSNEIQLERRYLKKNGENMWGLLSFKRFHDEAGQLVYYIGQLIDITRQKESERRLQESVERYNSLKKYNHDAVISFGLDGRIINANNMAEKLTGYHIETELIGAELAKLIGQANVGRILEKAIYDDSVEHDIDILVTKEGSTVEVLTSIAPIYVSGQNIGFYLICKDISEQKQLLLAKETAEATNKAKSEFLAMMSHEIRTPMNGVVGMTDVLLDMTDLTKEQRSYVEVIQKSGDILLNIINDILDLSKIEAGRSELQEHNFDLRKCIKDSFSVVSKKADEKKIELSYTVNHDVPDYIYGDAERLKQVLLNLLGNAVKFTSKGSIAVKVRLLKEEACRLAFTVTDTGIGIDPDRLDDIFEPFAQIDSFMSRSHEGTGLGLAISRRIVDMMGGEIYAESDGKHGSSFTFTIQFKEASQIPREHFFEEMLHNTGKVNILLAEDNAINQLVMTKMLEKLGHRVTTVPNGKKAIEAARNQSFDLIFMDLHMPFLNGLKASQIIKEELKDKCPRIIAVTANALKGDREKCLEAGMDDYISKPVKRETLIKILHQLKK from the coding sequence ATGCAACGTGTAAACTTGGACCAAATCACCTTTAATCAGCAAATATATGACCATGCTTCCTTTGGAATTGCCCTTGTTTCGCCGGATGGTTTGATTTTGACCGTAAACCCTGCCATGGAGCAGATGCTTGGCTATACCAGAGCAGAGTTTGACGGCAGGAGAGTAGGCGACTTCTCTCATCCGGATGAAGCAGTCAGAGATATTGGCAGTCTAGTGGCAGGTATGGAAATTGGGAGTAATGAAATACAGCTTGAAAGACGGTATCTCAAAAAAAATGGCGAAAACATGTGGGGACTGCTCTCCTTTAAGCGATTCCATGATGAGGCGGGTCAGCTGGTATATTACATTGGCCAATTAATTGATATAACAAGACAAAAAGAATCGGAGCGACGGCTCCAAGAGTCTGTCGAGCGCTATAATTCACTCAAAAAATATAACCATGATGCCGTGATCTCTTTTGGCCTGGACGGGCGCATTATCAATGCTAACAATATGGCAGAAAAGCTGACCGGTTACCACATCGAAACGGAATTGATCGGCGCGGAGCTTGCGAAACTGATTGGACAAGCGAATGTCGGCAGAATTCTTGAGAAGGCCATTTACGACGATTCCGTTGAACATGATATTGACATCCTCGTTACCAAAGAGGGCAGCACGGTGGAGGTGCTTACCAGCATAGCCCCGATTTATGTAAGCGGACAAAATATCGGGTTTTATCTGATTTGCAAGGATATCTCTGAGCAGAAACAGCTGCTGCTTGCCAAGGAGACTGCGGAGGCCACCAACAAAGCCAAAAGTGAGTTTTTGGCCATGATGAGCCATGAAATCCGCACACCCATGAACGGGGTAGTCGGCATGACGGATGTTCTGCTGGACATGACAGACCTGACTAAAGAGCAGAGAAGTTATGTTGAGGTAATCCAGAAAAGCGGTGATATCCTGCTCAATATCATCAATGACATCCTGGATCTCTCCAAAATCGAAGCAGGCCGCTCTGAGCTTCAAGAGCATAATTTTGATTTGCGCAAATGCATTAAGGACAGTTTTTCAGTTGTTTCCAAGAAAGCTGATGAAAAGAAAATAGAACTGTCGTACACTGTCAATCACGATGTTCCTGACTATATCTATGGCGATGCCGAGCGGCTGAAACAGGTGCTGCTGAACCTGCTGGGCAATGCTGTAAAATTCACTTCCAAGGGCAGCATAGCGGTAAAAGTGCGGCTGCTGAAGGAAGAAGCCTGCAGGTTGGCGTTTACCGTTACAGATACCGGCATCGGAATAGATCCTGACCGGCTTGATGACATTTTTGAGCCATTCGCCCAGATTGACAGTTTTATGTCCCGAAGCCACGAAGGCACAGGCCTTGGTCTGGCGATCAGCCGCAGAATTGTTGACATGATGGGCGGCGAGATTTACGCTGAGAGTGACGGCAAACACGGCTCGTCCTTTACTTTCACCATCCAGTTTAAGGAGGCTTCGCAGATCCCCCGGGAACATTTTTTTGAAGAGATGCTGCATAACACCGGAAAGGTTAACATTCTGCTCGCAGAAGACAATGCCATCAACCAGCTGGTAATGACCAAAATGCTGGAAAAATTGGGGCACCGGGTGACCACCGTCCCCAACGGCAAAAAGGCGATTGAAGCCGCCCGCAACCAATCGTTTGATCTCATTTTCATGGATTTGCATATGCCGTTTTTGAACGGTCTGAAGGCATCGCAGATCATAAAGGAAGAGCTCAAAGATAAGTGTCCCCGTATTATCGCGGTTACGGCCAATGCCTTAAAGGGAGACCGGGAAAAGTGCCTGGAGGCAGGGATGGACGATTACATCAGCAAGCCGGTAAAACGGGAAACCCTCATCAAGATCCTGCACCAGCTGAAAAAATAG
- a CDS encoding HAD family hydrolase → MAEDMERLQSILFDLDGTLTDPKEGITKSVEYALGKFNIAVEHPDLLLPYIGPPLYDSFMEIQGFTAERSAQAVEFYRERYSTLGMFENAVIPGIPELLEELQGRGFDLYVATSKPTVFAEEIIRHYGLDQYFRHVAGSNLDGTRSKKKEVIQHVLDEHQIAAGTAVMIGDREHDIIGARACGVASVGVLIGYGSREELQSAGADYIARNVKDIGDIILHIHEGIVDAQRNR, encoded by the coding sequence ATGGCGGAAGACATGGAAAGATTGCAAAGTATTTTATTTGATTTGGATGGAACGTTAACCGACCCCAAAGAAGGCATTACCAAAAGCGTAGAGTACGCGCTGGGCAAATTCAATATTGCCGTGGAGCATCCTGACCTGCTCTTGCCTTATATCGGACCGCCATTATACGATTCTTTTATGGAAATCCAAGGCTTTACGGCAGAGCGCTCAGCCCAGGCAGTTGAATTCTACCGCGAGCGCTACAGCACGCTGGGGATGTTCGAGAATGCGGTGATTCCGGGAATCCCGGAGCTGCTTGAGGAGCTGCAGGGCAGGGGCTTTGATTTATACGTGGCCACTTCAAAACCAACGGTGTTTGCCGAAGAAATTATCCGCCATTACGGGCTGGATCAATATTTCAGGCATGTGGCAGGCAGCAACCTGGACGGTACGCGCTCCAAGAAGAAAGAGGTTATCCAACACGTATTGGACGAGCATCAGATTGCAGCGGGAACCGCGGTGATGATCGGGGACCGTGAGCATGACATCATCGGGGCCCGGGCCTGCGGCGTCGCCTCAGTCGGCGTCCTCATCGGCTATGGGTCCAGGGAAGAACTGCAAAGTGCGGGTGCGGATTATATTGCACGAAATGTGAAAGATATAGGTGATATTATCTTACATATTCACGAAGGAATTGTTGACGCGCAGAGAAACCGGTAA
- the thrS gene encoding threonine--tRNA ligase, which translates to MEINVALPDGSIRRYARGTTIAQVAESISTSLKKNAVAGKIDGRLVDFHQRIDHDCHVEIVMADSRDGLFIQRHSTAHLMAQAIQRIYGSSKVKLGIGPVIEDGFYYDIDMDGPLSTDDFAAIEQEMQKIIGENLPIVRRVVSRTEAIALFAALDQPLKVELIHGLPEDEEISLYEQGEFTDLCRGPHVASTGQIKAFKLLSIAGAYWRGDSNNPMLQRIYGTAFYKKAQLEEHLHMLEEAKKRDHRKLGKELGLFMFSEEAPGMPFYLSKGMVLRTELENFLRGLQRARDYDEVRTPLMMNNRMWEQSGHWDHYKDNMYFTQVDETKYALKPMNCPGHMLIFKNSLRSYRELPIRMAEFGQVHRHEFSGALNGMMRVRTFCQDDAHLFVLPEQIEEEIASVMDLIGHVYKVFGFEYKVELSTRPDDYMGSEALWDQAEASLQSVLDGRGIDYRVNAGDGAFYGPKIDFHIQDALKRSWQCGTIQLDFQMPEKFDLSYVGEDSQKHRPVVIHRAVYGSIDRFMGILTEHFSGAFPLWLSPVQVKLLPVSSHYADYAFQVKKELQDAGIRVELDLRNEKLGYKIREAQLEKVPYMLVLGEQEQNSGAISVRKRGSGDAGAMSIAEFVRQIVSENAARNEEFLH; encoded by the coding sequence ATGGAAATCAATGTAGCACTGCCGGATGGATCAATTAGGAGGTACGCACGCGGCACCACAATTGCCCAAGTAGCAGAATCCATCAGTACAAGCCTGAAAAAAAACGCAGTAGCCGGTAAAATCGACGGCAGACTCGTTGACTTTCATCAACGGATTGATCACGACTGTCACGTTGAAATCGTAATGGCCGACAGCCGGGATGGATTGTTCATCCAGCGGCATAGTACAGCACATTTAATGGCTCAAGCCATCCAACGCATATACGGTTCATCAAAAGTTAAGCTGGGCATCGGTCCGGTAATCGAAGATGGATTCTACTACGATATCGATATGGACGGGCCGCTCTCCACAGATGACTTCGCAGCCATTGAGCAGGAAATGCAGAAGATCATCGGGGAGAATCTCCCGATTGTCCGGCGGGTAGTCAGCCGCACCGAAGCCATTGCGCTGTTCGCAGCATTGGATCAGCCGCTCAAAGTGGAACTGATTCACGGTCTGCCGGAAGATGAAGAGATCAGCCTGTACGAGCAGGGCGAGTTCACTGATTTATGCCGGGGTCCGCATGTGGCTTCCACGGGCCAGATCAAAGCTTTTAAGCTGCTGAGCATCGCGGGCGCTTATTGGCGCGGGGATTCCAATAATCCCATGCTGCAGCGGATCTACGGAACGGCGTTTTACAAAAAAGCGCAGCTGGAAGAGCATCTGCACATGCTGGAGGAAGCGAAGAAGCGTGATCACCGCAAGCTGGGCAAGGAACTGGGACTGTTCATGTTCTCCGAGGAAGCGCCGGGCATGCCTTTTTATCTGTCCAAGGGAATGGTCCTCCGTACCGAGCTGGAGAACTTCCTGCGCGGGTTGCAGCGGGCGCGGGATTATGATGAGGTCCGCACACCGCTGATGATGAACAACCGGATGTGGGAGCAGTCAGGACACTGGGACCACTATAAGGACAACATGTATTTTACACAGGTGGATGAAACGAAATATGCATTGAAACCGATGAATTGTCCGGGACATATGCTGATCTTCAAGAACAGCCTCCGCTCCTACAGGGAGCTGCCGATACGCATGGCGGAGTTTGGCCAGGTACACCGGCATGAGTTTTCAGGAGCCTTGAACGGAATGATGCGGGTGCGGACTTTCTGTCAGGATGATGCCCATTTGTTCGTGCTTCCTGAGCAGATTGAAGAGGAAATCGCCAGTGTTATGGACCTGATCGGGCACGTCTACAAAGTATTTGGCTTTGAATATAAGGTGGAGCTGTCTACACGGCCGGATGATTACATGGGCTCGGAAGCGTTATGGGATCAGGCGGAAGCATCGCTCCAAAGCGTACTGGATGGACGCGGAATCGACTATCGGGTGAACGCGGGGGACGGGGCTTTTTACGGGCCGAAGATTGACTTCCACATTCAGGATGCGCTGAAGCGAAGCTGGCAGTGCGGAACGATTCAGCTGGATTTCCAGATGCCTGAGAAATTCGATCTGAGTTATGTCGGTGAAGACAGCCAGAAACACCGTCCTGTCGTCATCCACCGTGCGGTATACGGCTCGATCGACCGCTTTATGGGAATTCTGACGGAGCATTTCAGCGGTGCTTTCCCGCTGTGGCTGTCCCCGGTGCAAGTCAAGCTTCTGCCGGTTTCCAGCCACTATGCAGATTACGCCTTCCAGGTGAAAAAAGAGCTGCAGGATGCCGGAATCCGTGTCGAGCTTGATCTGAGGAATGAGAAATTAGGCTATAAAATCCGGGAAGCCCAGCTGGAGAAAGTGCCTTATATGCTTGTACTCGGTGAGCAGGAGCAAAACTCAGGCGCTATATCTGTAAGAAAACGCGGGTCCGGCGATGCCGGAGCCATGAGCATAGCTGAGTTTGTCCGGCAGATTGTCAGTGAGAACGCGGCAAGAAATGAAGAGTTTCTTCATTAA